A single window of Archangium gephyra DNA harbors:
- the dbpA gene encoding ATP-dependent RNA helicase DbpA → MNFSALPLSPPLLQVLEELDFQTATPIQAQSIPVLLQGRDLVGQAKTGSGKTAAFALPMLQKIRLQDRRLQALVLCPTRELCAQVAGELRRLGRRLPGLQVLVLAGGQPVRPQVNALEKGAHVAVGTPGRILDLLQRESLETRQLATVVLDEADRMLDMGFREDMERILGQTPPTRQTVLFSATFPPDIEALSRTFQKKPTRVTIAEAPEAAPDIQQLCYVCEPEEKTALLLRILRQHQPASAIVFCNLKATVVELTRALRGAGVGADGLQGDMEQTERDDVMAKFRNRSTRILIATDVAGRGIDVEALDAVVNFDLPSQPEPYVHRIGRTGRAGRRGLAIALATPRDERKVETIEEATGVKLERASAETLPPADPKGGGSLEAAWETLSISAGRKDKMRPGDILGALTGEAGGLNATDIGKIEIHDHHAYVAVSRRLVSVALQRLRDGRIKGRKYRIERVR, encoded by the coding sequence ATGAACTTCTCCGCGCTCCCGCTCTCCCCGCCGCTGCTGCAGGTCCTCGAGGAGCTGGACTTCCAGACCGCCACCCCCATCCAGGCCCAGAGCATTCCGGTGTTGTTGCAGGGCCGGGATCTCGTGGGCCAGGCGAAGACGGGCAGTGGCAAGACGGCGGCCTTCGCGCTCCCCATGCTGCAGAAGATCCGGCTGCAGGACCGGCGGCTCCAGGCGCTCGTGCTCTGCCCCACGCGCGAGCTCTGTGCCCAGGTGGCCGGGGAGCTCCGCCGGCTGGGCCGGAGATTGCCCGGGCTCCAGGTCCTCGTGCTCGCGGGGGGCCAGCCCGTGCGGCCCCAGGTGAACGCGCTCGAGAAGGGGGCCCACGTCGCCGTCGGCACTCCGGGCCGCATCCTGGACCTGCTCCAGCGCGAGTCGCTCGAGACGCGGCAGCTCGCCACCGTGGTGCTCGATGAGGCCGATCGGATGCTCGACATGGGCTTCCGGGAGGACATGGAGCGCATCCTCGGCCAGACGCCTCCCACGCGGCAGACGGTGCTCTTCTCGGCGACGTTCCCCCCGGACATCGAGGCGCTGAGCCGCACCTTCCAGAAGAAGCCCACGCGCGTGACGATCGCCGAGGCCCCCGAGGCGGCGCCCGACATCCAACAGCTCTGCTACGTCTGCGAGCCCGAGGAGAAGACGGCGCTGCTGCTGCGCATCCTGCGGCAGCACCAGCCGGCCTCGGCCATCGTGTTCTGCAACCTCAAGGCGACGGTCGTCGAGCTGACGCGGGCGCTGCGCGGAGCGGGGGTCGGGGCGGACGGGCTCCAGGGCGACATGGAGCAGACCGAGCGGGACGACGTGATGGCGAAGTTCCGCAATCGCAGCACCCGGATCCTCATCGCGACGGACGTGGCGGGCCGCGGCATCGACGTCGAGGCGCTCGATGCGGTGGTCAACTTCGATCTGCCCTCGCAGCCCGAGCCCTACGTGCATCGCATCGGCCGCACGGGGCGCGCGGGGAGGAGGGGACTGGCCATCGCGCTCGCCACCCCGCGAGACGAGCGCAAGGTGGAGACCATCGAGGAGGCCACCGGGGTGAAGCTGGAGCGCGCGAGCGCGGAGACGCTGCCCCCGGCGGACCCGAAGGGCGGGGGGTCGCTCGAGGCGGCCTGGGAGACGCTCTCCATCTCCGCCGGACGCAAGGACAAGATGCGGCCGGGCGACATCCTCGGGGCCCTGACGGGCGAGGCCGGCGGGCTGAACGCCACCGACATCGGGAAGATCGAGATCCACGACCATCACGCCTACGTCGCCGTCTCCAGGCGCCTCGTGAGCGTGGCGCTCCAGCGGCTGCGCGACGGCCGCATCAAGGGCCGCAAATACCGCATCGAGCGGGTGCGGTAG
- a CDS encoding DEAD/DEAH box helicase, producing MTFPSLGLQEPLARAVADLGYEAPTPVQREAIPAVLGGRDVLACAGTGSGKTAAFLLPILQALSAHPGRMPRQVRALVLVPTRELATQISEAIGRYGRYLTRPLKSCLAVGGVSANPQMMALRGGADLVVATPGRALDLVKQNALRLSSVETLVLDEADQLLSPGFADELTRLLALLPARRQNLLFSATFPPAVRTLAARLLHEPTRVSVEPSSPPAGEPEAPRAIEQRAIEVDTDKRTPLLRRLLETHAWSHVLVFVASRHGADHVALKLNRAGIAAAALHGELSQGARTQAVADFQAQRVKVLVATDVAARGLDIARLPAVVNYDLPRSTVDYLHRIGRTGRAGQTGVAVSFVTASTEAHFRLIERRHHLALPRERIAGFEPTELAPPPLDPHGGVKGKRKSKKDKLREAAAASGLPRKS from the coding sequence ATGACCTTCCCTTCCCTCGGCCTCCAGGAGCCGCTCGCCCGTGCCGTGGCAGACCTCGGCTATGAGGCGCCCACGCCGGTCCAGCGAGAGGCCATTCCCGCGGTGCTGGGAGGCCGCGACGTCCTGGCCTGCGCGGGGACGGGCTCGGGGAAGACCGCCGCGTTCCTCCTGCCCATCCTTCAGGCCCTGAGCGCGCACCCGGGCCGCATGCCTCGGCAGGTGCGCGCCCTCGTGCTCGTCCCCACCCGCGAGCTCGCCACGCAGATCTCCGAGGCGATTGGCCGCTACGGACGCTACCTCACCAGGCCGCTGAAGAGCTGTCTCGCGGTGGGCGGCGTCTCGGCCAATCCCCAGATGATGGCCCTGCGCGGTGGGGCGGACCTGGTGGTGGCGACGCCCGGGCGGGCCCTGGATCTCGTGAAGCAGAACGCGCTGCGGCTCTCCTCGGTGGAGACGCTGGTGCTCGACGAGGCCGATCAGCTGCTCTCGCCAGGCTTCGCCGACGAGCTCACGCGCCTGCTGGCGCTGCTGCCCGCCCGCCGGCAGAACCTGCTCTTCTCCGCGACCTTCCCGCCCGCGGTACGGACGCTCGCGGCGCGGCTCCTGCACGAGCCCACCCGCGTCAGCGTGGAGCCGTCCTCACCGCCCGCCGGCGAGCCCGAGGCGCCGCGCGCCATCGAGCAGCGCGCCATCGAGGTGGACACGGACAAGCGCACACCGCTGCTGCGCCGGCTCCTCGAGACCCACGCGTGGTCCCATGTCCTCGTCTTCGTGGCGAGCCGCCATGGAGCGGACCACGTCGCGCTGAAGCTCAATCGCGCCGGCATCGCCGCGGCGGCCCTGCACGGGGAGCTGAGCCAGGGCGCGCGCACGCAGGCGGTCGCGGACTTCCAGGCCCAGCGCGTGAAGGTGCTCGTCGCCACGGACGTGGCCGCCCGCGGTCTGGACATCGCGCGGCTTCCGGCGGTGGTGAACTACGATCTGCCGCGCTCGACCGTGGACTATCTGCACCGCATCGGGCGCACGGGCCGCGCGGGACAGACGGGCGTGGCGGTCAGCTTCGTGACCGCGAGCACCGAGGCCCACTTCCGGCTCATCGAGCGCCGTCACCACCTCGCGCTCCCGCGGGAGCGCATCGCGGGGTTCGAGCCGACCGAGCTCGCCCCGCCGCCGCTGGACCCGCACGGCGGCGTCAAGGGCAAGCGCAAGAGCAAGAAGGACAAGCTGCGAGAGGCGGCCGCGGCCTCGGGCCTCCCGCGCAAGTCGTAG
- a CDS encoding prenyltransferase/squalene oxidase repeat-containing protein, with the protein MPSIPEWFIAQLKADIQSLGAQGGVLTPSVYDTAQVLRYAPPEDPRPAVGWLMRQQHADGGWSSERMPLARHIPTLAAVLALRATSDTPESRRAVEGGIEFFRRNVEAWAFEGPPPDDIPVASELILPRLMEEAAAVGITLPHQPFQSLSALGTRRRGLIARMKHRAGTAPIHSFEAWGTTPDMNVLDGSQGVGNSPAATAHWLRLRRATLDGARELPEEVRGAEEFLRASAEATGTGVPGVVPTVWPIVHYEQSWSLLALFSTGLLEHPGLRDVVRPQLDALHQAVRPEGYGMSEFFVCDGDITSTCLAMLKGSGYAVDGGLLQRYQLPDGQFITYAHEMQPSVTTTAHGVMALAILGQDVSRQVRWLAEKRGADGLWRMDKWHASWLYSTSQVMLALCRAGATDMVRPAVEALLQAQHTEGGWGMSPTPSLLETAYAVHALRALRGHGLFGPEVKRALQRAARWMEARREASPEQQEMLWTGKELYRPFRLDRVFERSAMLALALDGDRLAE; encoded by the coding sequence ATGCCCTCGATCCCCGAGTGGTTCATCGCTCAACTCAAAGCAGACATCCAGTCACTCGGCGCCCAGGGCGGAGTCCTCACTCCGTCCGTGTATGACACCGCCCAGGTCCTCCGCTACGCGCCGCCCGAGGATCCCCGGCCAGCCGTCGGGTGGCTGATGCGCCAGCAGCACGCGGATGGAGGATGGAGTTCGGAGCGGATGCCGCTGGCGCGGCACATCCCGACGCTCGCGGCCGTGCTGGCACTGCGCGCCACCAGTGACACGCCGGAGAGCCGCAGGGCCGTGGAAGGCGGCATCGAGTTCTTCCGCCGCAACGTCGAGGCGTGGGCCTTCGAGGGACCTCCACCCGATGACATCCCCGTGGCCTCCGAGCTCATCCTCCCGCGCCTGATGGAGGAGGCCGCCGCGGTGGGAATCACCCTGCCCCACCAGCCCTTCCAGTCCCTGAGCGCGCTGGGCACCCGGCGGCGGGGGTTGATCGCCCGGATGAAGCACCGGGCCGGCACCGCGCCCATCCACTCCTTCGAGGCCTGGGGCACCACGCCCGACATGAACGTGCTCGATGGCTCCCAGGGCGTGGGCAACAGTCCGGCGGCGACCGCGCACTGGCTGCGCCTGCGCCGGGCCACCCTGGACGGGGCTCGGGAGCTGCCCGAGGAGGTGCGCGGAGCGGAGGAGTTCCTCCGGGCGTCCGCGGAGGCCACCGGGACGGGCGTGCCCGGCGTGGTGCCCACCGTGTGGCCCATCGTGCACTACGAGCAGTCCTGGAGCCTGCTGGCCCTGTTCTCCACGGGGTTGCTGGAGCACCCGGGCCTGCGCGACGTCGTGCGCCCCCAGCTCGACGCCCTGCACCAGGCCGTGCGCCCCGAGGGCTACGGCATGAGCGAGTTCTTCGTGTGTGACGGAGACATCACCTCCACCTGCCTCGCCATGCTGAAGGGCTCGGGCTACGCCGTGGACGGAGGCCTGCTGCAGCGCTACCAGCTGCCGGACGGGCAGTTCATCACCTACGCGCACGAGATGCAGCCCTCGGTGACGACGACCGCCCACGGCGTGATGGCGCTGGCCATCCTCGGCCAGGACGTGTCACGGCAGGTGCGCTGGCTGGCCGAGAAGCGGGGCGCCGATGGCCTGTGGCGCATGGACAAGTGGCACGCCTCCTGGCTCTACAGCACCTCCCAGGTGATGCTCGCCCTGTGCCGCGCGGGAGCCACCGACATGGTCCGGCCCGCGGTGGAGGCCCTGCTCCAGGCCCAGCACACCGAGGGAGGATGGGGCATGTCGCCCACGCCCTCGCTCCTGGAGACGGCCTATGCCGTCCATGCCCTGCGCGCCCTGCGTGGCCACGGCCTCTTCGGGCCCGAGGTGAAGCGCGCCCTCCAGCGGGCCGCCCGGTGGATGGAGGCCCGGCGGGAGGCGTCCCCGGAGCAGCAGGAGATGCTCTGGACGGGCAAGGAGCTCTACCGGCCCTTCCGCCTGGATCGCGTCTTCGAGCGCAGCGCCATGCTCGCGCTGGCGCTCGACGGGGACCGGCTGGCGGAGTGA
- a CDS encoding CocE/NonD family hydrolase, which produces MPIAPLVASFALLATLATAPAPDGGYPDLPSETPATFTPTSQLLDHERRTVDIPMRDGVKLHTVILVPRGAKNRPMLLTRTPYDAERLTRHAESTHLSRVLYGYDNATDVIVEGGYIRVVQDVRGKYGSEGDYVMNRPLHGPQNPTPVDHATDTYDTLDWLVKNVPESNGRAGIIGISYDGFLPLMALVNPHPALKVAVPMNPMVDGWMGDDWFHHGAFRQTMLPYILDQQATRKNELKWASGYRDQYEEYLAAGSAGEIGRRHGMEQLGFFRKLLAHPAYDAFWSDQAVDKLLAARPLTVPVMIVHSLWDQEDLYGAPAVYEALEPKDTANDRVFLVMGPWHHGQAIGNGSRLGALEFGTDTSAHFRRELLRPFLDQYLVEGAPKAHLAPVTAFETGTNRWLELPSWPSGCASGCKVKPAPFYLRPGFSAGFTAPAAGGAAFDEYVSDPAKPVPYRARPIVEDASEAGASKTDPWKSWLVRDQREAASRPDVLVYVSDVLTAPVKISGRPRANLVASTSGTDSDWVVKLIDVFPDEVAEQPELGGYQLMVSADIFRGRYHESFEKPRPLPAGKPVTYRFGLPTAHHVFLPGHRIMVQVQSSWFPLYDRNPQTYVESIFDAKPGDFRKATQRVYRAPGQASFVELPLVTPKELKGENSPAPTGR; this is translated from the coding sequence ATGCCCATTGCTCCGCTCGTCGCTTCGTTCGCGCTGCTCGCCACCCTGGCCACCGCACCCGCTCCGGACGGCGGCTATCCGGACCTTCCCTCCGAAACGCCGGCCACCTTCACCCCCACGAGCCAGCTGCTCGACCACGAGCGCCGCACCGTCGACATCCCGATGCGCGACGGCGTGAAGCTCCACACCGTCATCCTGGTGCCACGCGGCGCGAAGAACCGGCCGATGCTCCTGACGCGTACGCCCTACGACGCGGAGAGACTCACCCGCCACGCCGAAAGCACCCACCTGTCCCGGGTGCTCTACGGCTACGACAACGCCACCGACGTCATCGTCGAAGGGGGCTACATCCGCGTCGTCCAGGATGTGCGCGGCAAGTACGGCTCCGAGGGTGACTACGTGATGAACCGGCCACTGCACGGGCCGCAGAACCCGACGCCGGTGGACCACGCCACCGACACCTATGACACCCTCGACTGGCTGGTGAAGAACGTCCCCGAGTCCAACGGGCGCGCCGGCATCATCGGCATTTCGTACGACGGATTCCTGCCCCTGATGGCGCTGGTCAACCCGCATCCCGCGCTCAAGGTGGCCGTGCCGATGAACCCGATGGTCGATGGGTGGATGGGCGACGACTGGTTCCACCACGGCGCCTTCCGCCAGACGATGCTGCCGTACATCCTCGACCAGCAGGCGACGCGCAAGAACGAGCTCAAGTGGGCGTCGGGCTACCGTGACCAATACGAGGAGTACCTCGCGGCGGGCTCGGCCGGGGAAATCGGCCGGCGGCACGGGATGGAGCAACTGGGCTTCTTCCGCAAGCTGCTCGCGCACCCGGCGTACGACGCGTTCTGGAGCGACCAAGCGGTGGACAAGCTGCTGGCGGCGCGACCGTTGACGGTGCCGGTGATGATCGTCCACAGCCTCTGGGACCAGGAGGACCTCTACGGGGCGCCCGCGGTGTACGAGGCGCTGGAGCCGAAGGACACCGCGAACGATCGCGTCTTCCTGGTGATGGGGCCATGGCACCACGGCCAGGCCATCGGGAACGGCTCGCGCCTCGGCGCGCTCGAGTTCGGCACCGACACCTCGGCGCACTTCCGGCGCGAGCTCCTCCGGCCGTTCCTCGACCAGTACCTCGTCGAGGGCGCGCCCAAGGCCCACCTCGCGCCGGTGACCGCGTTCGAGACGGGGACGAACCGGTGGCTCGAGCTGCCGTCGTGGCCCTCGGGTTGCGCGAGTGGCTGCAAGGTGAAGCCGGCCCCGTTCTACCTGCGCCCGGGGTTCAGCGCCGGGTTCACGGCCCCCGCCGCGGGCGGAGCGGCCTTCGACGAATACGTCTCCGACCCGGCGAAGCCCGTGCCCTACCGTGCGCGCCCCATCGTCGAGGACGCCAGCGAGGCCGGCGCTTCGAAGACCGACCCCTGGAAGAGCTGGCTCGTGCGTGACCAGCGCGAGGCCGCCTCGCGGCCCGACGTGCTCGTGTACGTGTCAGACGTCCTCACCGCCCCGGTGAAGATCAGTGGCCGCCCGCGGGCCAACCTCGTCGCCTCCACCAGCGGGACCGACTCCGACTGGGTGGTGAAGCTCATTGACGTGTTCCCGGACGAGGTCGCCGAGCAGCCCGAGCTGGGCGGCTACCAGCTGATGGTCTCGGCCGACATCTTCCGCGGGCGCTACCACGAGAGCTTCGAGAAGCCCCGGCCGCTGCCCGCCGGCAAGCCGGTGACGTACCGCTTCGGGCTCCCCACCGCGCACCACGTCTTCCTGCCCGGCCACCGCATCATGGTGCAGGTCCAGTCGAGCTGGTTCCCGCTCTACGACCGCAACCCGCAGACGTACGTGGAGAGCATCTTCGACGCGAAGCCCGGCGACTTCCGGAAGGCGACGCAGCGGGTGTACCGCGCGCCGGGCCAGGCGAGTTTCGTGGAGCTGCCGCTCGTCACGCCGAAGGAGCTCAAGGGGGAGAACAGTCCGGCACCCACGGGCCGATAG
- a CDS encoding methyl-accepting chemotaxis protein, protein MQASASSSSLSYDTGPIVRRMVITQQIYTMFGTPPLVYLMILISGLDKAQAIDVSKVFLPFMVPVMGVAVPYLVIYLSVRNALKEVPGEPAGARLARILKVPGVIDATTLVTTMISSGLFVGLSVLRHGKSLWTIPWAIATIWLLVALLTLQERVWFEKILQPYALAEFYKNPGQMPRSYGFLWPRQAWFLPYAFAIFVACTLASIGTIIGRQAYDAHELLMSRLDTVSPAEVAPLVRQVIQMLLESSVLPMALVGAYLLISSALAAWFLAKRQAEGTRSVQLTLEGLVQGRPRLPEWVSTDEVGDLSATTARVFAQLKAFAQSLQSSAQALRDSAEQLGQSTGRQTEVLTQQASALQETQVTAQEIKHTSVLASQKADAILKQTERADQISAVGDTALKEGLSGMQEIGSQVREMATSIRALDERARQIAHITTLVKGLADRSNMLALNAAIEAVRSGEAGKGFGVVAREIRTLADQSIKATRDITDILQDIGNAIVSAMNLMDQGSDRVEVSLRQIRDFSTQVQQLSGIVRENASSVRQITVAVSQQDVGIAQIFEAVNDLSKGMDQTMSQLRASDDVLARVRSVAEEVSSIVVGYGWQQQQGPRS, encoded by the coding sequence GTGCAAGCCAGCGCCTCCAGCAGCTCTCTGTCGTACGACACCGGTCCGATCGTCCGCCGGATGGTCATCACGCAGCAGATCTACACCATGTTCGGGACACCGCCCCTGGTGTACCTGATGATCCTCATCTCCGGGCTCGACAAGGCGCAGGCGATCGACGTCTCGAAGGTGTTCCTCCCCTTCATGGTCCCGGTGATGGGGGTGGCCGTTCCGTACCTCGTCATCTATCTGTCCGTGCGCAACGCCCTGAAGGAGGTGCCGGGCGAGCCCGCTGGAGCGCGGCTGGCGCGCATCCTCAAGGTCCCGGGGGTGATCGACGCCACCACGCTCGTCACCACGATGATCTCCTCGGGCCTCTTCGTGGGCCTCTCCGTGCTGCGGCACGGCAAGAGCCTGTGGACCATTCCGTGGGCCATCGCGACCATCTGGCTGCTGGTGGCGCTGCTGACGCTGCAGGAGCGGGTCTGGTTCGAGAAGATCCTCCAGCCCTACGCGCTCGCGGAGTTCTACAAGAACCCCGGGCAGATGCCGCGGTCGTATGGCTTCCTCTGGCCCCGCCAGGCCTGGTTCCTTCCGTACGCCTTCGCCATCTTCGTGGCCTGCACCCTGGCGTCCATCGGCACCATCATCGGCCGGCAGGCGTACGACGCGCATGAGCTGCTGATGAGCCGGCTGGACACGGTGAGCCCGGCCGAAGTGGCTCCCCTGGTGCGTCAGGTCATCCAGATGCTCCTGGAGAGCTCGGTGCTGCCGATGGCCCTGGTGGGGGCCTACCTGCTGATCAGCTCCGCGCTGGCGGCCTGGTTCCTGGCCAAACGGCAGGCGGAGGGCACACGCAGCGTTCAGCTCACCCTGGAGGGACTGGTGCAGGGCAGGCCCCGGCTGCCGGAGTGGGTGTCCACCGACGAGGTGGGAGATCTCTCCGCCACCACCGCGCGCGTCTTCGCGCAGCTCAAGGCGTTCGCCCAGTCGCTGCAGTCCTCCGCCCAGGCCCTCCGGGACTCGGCGGAGCAGCTCGGGCAGTCCACGGGCCGGCAGACGGAGGTGCTCACGCAGCAGGCCTCCGCCCTCCAGGAGACCCAGGTCACGGCGCAGGAGATCAAACACACCTCCGTGCTCGCCTCGCAGAAGGCGGATGCCATCCTCAAGCAGACGGAGCGGGCGGATCAGATCAGCGCCGTGGGCGACACCGCCCTCAAGGAGGGCTTGTCGGGCATGCAGGAGATCGGCTCCCAGGTGCGCGAGATGGCCACGAGCATCCGCGCCCTGGACGAGCGGGCCCGGCAGATCGCCCACATCACCACGCTGGTGAAGGGGCTGGCGGACCGCTCCAACATGCTCGCGCTCAACGCGGCCATCGAGGCGGTGCGCTCCGGTGAGGCCGGCAAGGGCTTTGGCGTGGTGGCGCGGGAAATCCGCACGCTGGCCGATCAGTCCATCAAGGCCACCCGCGACATCACCGACATCCTCCAGGACATCGGCAACGCCATCGTCTCCGCCATGAACCTCATGGATCAGGGCTCGGATCGCGTCGAGGTGAGCTTGCGGCAGATCCGCGACTTCAGCACCCAGGTGCAGCAGCTCTCCGGCATCGTCCGGGAGAATGCCTCCTCGGTGCGGCAGATCACCGTCGCCGTGAGCCAGCAGGACGTGGGCATCGCGCAGATCTTCGAGGCCGTGAACGATCTGTCCAAGGGCATGGATCAGACGATGAGCCAGCTGCGCGCCTCGGACGACGTGCTCGCCCGGGTGCGGAGCGTGGCGGAGGAGGTCTCCAGCATCGTCGTGGGCTACGGCTGGCAGCAGCAGCAGGGCCCGCGCTCGTAG
- a CDS encoding zinc-dependent metalloprotease: MRKLSMALLAGVALVGCGVDSQVENEEIVSNLVEAGFPANDIQIVDELVYVGNDAHVSLQASREMLQPVKGAEQYRTTNLVGSGVTKICVVPTSQFNGYSTLSAGLDLAIENYNSQNLQFTLVRGSAADCSASISARTTSGTGGSAGFPSGGKPYGTINIGVGLQNYSVDVSEHVITHELGHCIGFRHSDYYDRSISCGGSASNEGASNVGAILIPGTPSDARVGGSIMNSCFRASETGEWSSSDKTALSYLY; encoded by the coding sequence ATGCGTAAGCTCTCCATGGCGTTGCTGGCCGGTGTTGCCCTCGTCGGTTGCGGTGTCGACTCGCAGGTCGAGAACGAGGAGATCGTCTCCAACCTGGTCGAGGCTGGCTTCCCGGCCAATGACATCCAGATCGTCGATGAGCTCGTGTACGTGGGCAACGACGCGCACGTGAGCCTCCAGGCTTCCCGCGAGATGCTGCAGCCGGTGAAGGGCGCGGAGCAGTATCGGACGACCAACCTCGTCGGCAGCGGCGTGACGAAGATCTGCGTCGTCCCCACCTCCCAGTTCAACGGCTACAGCACGCTGAGCGCGGGTCTGGATCTGGCCATCGAGAACTACAACAGCCAGAACCTCCAGTTCACCCTGGTGCGCGGCTCGGCCGCCGACTGCAGCGCGAGCATCTCCGCGAGGACCACCTCCGGCACCGGCGGTTCCGCTGGCTTCCCCTCGGGCGGCAAGCCCTACGGCACCATCAACATCGGCGTCGGTCTGCAGAACTACAGCGTTGACGTGAGCGAGCACGTCATCACCCACGAGCTCGGCCACTGCATCGGCTTCCGCCACTCGGACTACTACGATCGGTCCATCAGCTGCGGCGGCTCCGCCAGCAACGAGGGCGCCTCCAACGTGGGCGCCATCCTCATCCCCGGCACGCCGTCCGACGCCCGGGTGGGCGGGTCGATCATGAACTCCTGCTTCCGCGCGAGCGAGACCGGCGAGTGGAGCAGCTCCGACAAGACGGCGCTGTCCTACCTGTACTGA
- a CDS encoding tRNA-uridine aminocarboxypropyltransferase yields MSSRVFERPRCPRCNLPLHLCLCAEIPRVETRTRIILLQHVVETWKKSNTGRVAALALANSRLLTFGTRDEPLDTAVLSEPGTWLLFPDGPTAPPDAPAPRQLVVLDASWSQARRMTQRIPVLRTLPRLVLPPPAPGTLRLREPTHPSGMSTLDAIARAVAVLDGPEMAAPLERLAALRVQRIAECGTLN; encoded by the coding sequence ATGTCTTCCCGTGTCTTCGAGCGACCGCGCTGTCCCCGCTGCAATCTCCCGTTGCACCTGTGCCTGTGTGCCGAGATTCCCCGGGTGGAGACGCGCACCCGGATCATCCTGCTCCAGCACGTGGTGGAGACCTGGAAGAAGAGCAACACCGGGCGGGTGGCCGCGCTGGCCCTCGCCAATTCCCGGCTGCTCACCTTCGGCACGCGGGACGAGCCCCTCGACACCGCCGTGCTCTCGGAGCCCGGCACCTGGCTGCTCTTCCCCGATGGCCCCACCGCGCCGCCGGACGCTCCCGCGCCGAGGCAGCTGGTGGTGCTGGACGCGAGCTGGTCCCAGGCGCGGCGGATGACCCAGCGGATTCCCGTGCTGCGGACGCTCCCCCGGCTGGTGCTGCCGCCGCCCGCCCCCGGGACACTCCGGCTCCGCGAGCCCACCCACCCATCCGGGATGTCCACCCTGGATGCGATTGCTCGCGCCGTGGCGGTGCTCGATGGACCGGAGATGGCGGCGCCGCTGGAGCGGCTGGCCGCGCTGCGGGTGCAGCGGATCGCCGAGTGCGGGACGCTGAATTGA
- a CDS encoding YkgJ family cysteine cluster protein — translation MEPGAPESPLSLLCRGCGLCCDGSLFTHVGLEPEEVDQLHALGIPTQTRRSGTEVLPQRCSALKGRDCQIYAHRPSSCAEYQCVLATALVEDQVSLEEAQAVVKKAQRLIANGHARRFLRQRFRGRKGLD, via the coding sequence ATGGAACCTGGCGCTCCCGAATCTCCCCTCTCGCTCCTGTGCCGTGGCTGCGGCCTGTGCTGCGATGGCAGCCTGTTCACCCACGTCGGGCTGGAGCCCGAGGAGGTCGACCAACTCCACGCCCTGGGAATTCCCACGCAGACCCGTCGCAGCGGGACCGAGGTGCTTCCGCAGCGGTGCTCCGCGCTCAAGGGCCGCGACTGCCAGATCTACGCCCACCGTCCGTCGAGCTGTGCTGAGTACCAATGCGTGCTCGCCACCGCTCTGGTCGAGGACCAGGTCAGCCTGGAGGAGGCCCAGGCCGTCGTGAAAAAGGCGCAGCGTCTGATCGCCAACGGACACGCCCGAAGGTTTCTGCGACAGCGGTTCCGTGGCCGCAAAGGGCTCGACTGA
- a CDS encoding DoxX family protein — MTATYTPNHHSIPPTHGQAGHAPDAVTLPSRTSRKALWTGRILSGLVVLFMLFDATMKVLQLPVAVQGTTQLGYPESVVFGLGLVQLACLVLYLVPRTSVLGAVLWTGYLGGAIATHVRLGNPLFSHILFPVYVAAFFWAGLWLREERLRAILPFRATKS, encoded by the coding sequence ATGACCGCGACCTACACCCCGAACCATCACTCCATCCCCCCCACGCACGGGCAGGCGGGCCACGCGCCGGACGCCGTGACGCTCCCCTCACGGACCTCGAGGAAGGCGCTGTGGACGGGACGCATCCTGAGCGGCCTCGTCGTCCTCTTCATGCTGTTCGATGCCACCATGAAGGTGCTCCAGCTGCCCGTGGCGGTGCAGGGGACGACCCAGCTCGGCTATCCCGAGAGCGTGGTCTTCGGCCTCGGCCTCGTCCAACTGGCGTGCCTGGTGCTCTACCTCGTGCCGCGGACCTCGGTGCTGGGAGCCGTCCTGTGGACCGGCTACCTCGGGGGCGCGATCGCGACGCACGTGAGGCTGGGCAACCCGCTCTTCAGCCACATCCTCTTCCCCGTCTACGTCGCGGCCTTCTTCTGGGCCGGGCTCTGGCTGCGCGAGGAGCGGCTGCGCGCCATCCTTCCGTTCCGCGCCACGAAGTCCTGA
- a CDS encoding FBP domain-containing protein, with protein sequence MFRIETEKDLLQAFRPRDRKTLELPAGMKFPLFVRDYLSWTEPAGTRVFLVLPSQGSRLPVGIAFRRDSQGGGPGSCMCDWCHSYGTADEIGMLTTDVNSKRRVGVNLCLDLRCKEKLEMAADLSGRHPLEVMKPLMERMSRFAREALHIETVPED encoded by the coding sequence ATGTTCCGGATCGAGACAGAGAAGGATCTGCTGCAAGCATTCCGCCCGAGGGACCGCAAGACGCTCGAGCTTCCCGCGGGCATGAAGTTCCCGCTCTTCGTCCGCGACTACCTGTCGTGGACCGAGCCGGCCGGGACCCGGGTGTTCCTGGTGCTCCCCTCGCAGGGCAGCCGGCTGCCCGTGGGCATCGCCTTCCGCCGGGACTCCCAGGGCGGCGGACCGGGCTCGTGCATGTGTGACTGGTGCCACTCCTACGGCACGGCGGATGAGATCGGCATGCTCACCACGGACGTGAACTCCAAGCGCCGGGTGGGCGTGAACCTGTGCCTCGACCTGCGCTGCAAGGAGAAGCTGGAGATGGCGGCGGATCTGTCCGGCCGGCACCCGCTCGAGGTCATGAAGCCGCTGATGGAGCGCATGAGCCGCTTCGCTCGCGAGGCGCTTCACATCGAGACCGTTCCGGAGGATTGA